CAGGTCAAGTGTCTTGAAAAACGTCAGCATCTGCGAGCGGCGAAGGCGTTTGCGCAACAAAACCTGTCCGTCTGCATCAACCCCATGAACCTGGAAGACATTCTTTGCAAGATCAAGTCCGATTGTCGTAATCTGTGTCATGATGGATGGCTCCTTTCTATGGTTTGTCCAATGAACCGATAATGGCACATCTGATGCACAAGCAGGGCGCCATCCATCACATCACTTTAACCTGAGCAAGTTCGTAATTTTGTCTATGGTGCTGAAATTATGCAGTTTTCATGCAAGCGATTTCACGCCACATATTTGTAGCGGTCTGACGCAGCTCGCGATGGTTTGCTGAGGTGAGAAGGTTGCGGGGAAAATGGTGCAGATTGTAAATTGGGTCGTGAATGGATGCGAAGCGTTGCACATGTCGCGCTGATTTAAAGCGCTTCATGACCCGCTCTCGTCGTCGGATTGGCTGGTGCGAATTCTCAGCGCGGTTGTTCAAGCCTTTGTGCTGACGATGCTCGCAAACGCTCATCTCCAGTTCTCGTTTGACAGCACCATAAGATCTCAGCTTATCGCGGACCATGACGCGGGCTGAACAGCCCTGGCCGCGTAGAAGTTTACGCATGAAACGCTTGGCAGCCTTGGTGTTACGGCGCTTCTGGACCAGAACATCGAGTACAAAGCCATCCTGATCAACGGCGCGCCACAGAAAATGCTTCTCACCCTTGATTGTGATGACCATTTCATCCAAGTGCCATTTATCACCAAGGCGTGGTGTGCGACGACGGATCGTATTGGCGTATTCACGTCCAAACTTCTCCGCCCATTCGTGCACCGTCTTGTAGGTAACAATGATCCCACGGTAAGCCAGCATGTCTTCGACCATGCGAAAGCTGAGTGGAAAGCGATAATACAGCCATACCGCTTCGGCGATGATCTCAGCAGGGAAACGATGGCGGTGATAAAGAGAAGCGCGAGGTTCGATCATGCCGTATGTTCACAGCTCATGCTTACGTCAAATTTAAGGTAACGGTGCCATAGCCAGCGCACCGATCGGTCCGCAACCACTCACTAGAACGCGCTTGTCCAGCAGGCTGCCAGCGCGCGCAACCGCATGCAAGGTCACGGCAAATGGCTCAGCCATTGCTGCTTCATTGATAGAAATGTCTTCCGCAACCTTGAAGCATTGCGCCTGTTCAGCCACCAACCGCTGTCGGAATGCGCCCTGAATATGCGGCATAGGCATTGCACTGCCATAAAAGCGCATATTGAAACAGTGGTTCTGCATGCCTTTCTGGCAATATTCACAATCACCACATGGCCGGCTTGGCGAGACGGCAACCCGATCACCGATGGCAAGACCGGATACACCACTTCCAAGAGCAACGATCGTTCCGGCGACTTCGTGTCCCAGGATCATCGGTTCGCGCACGCGAACCGCACCGAACCCACCATGGTTATAATAGTGAAGATCGGAGCCGCAAATGCCGCCCGCTTCAATCTTCACTTCCACTTGTCCGGTTCCCATAGTTTCAGGCTCCCGTTCTTCAATACGCAAATCTTTTGCGGCGTGAATGACAATAGCTTTCATGGGTTTTCCTCAAACAACTGGGGTAAGCAGGGCTGAACCGGCAAAATGCGCAGCCAGATTGTCGCGCACGAGTTTGCCCATTGCCTTTCTCGTTTCGACCGTACCGGACGCGTGGTGTGGCTGAACCAAAACATTGTCGAGCGTCAGGAAACGCGGATTGAGCAATGGTTCGCCCTCGAACACGTCTAGTGCCGCCGAGCCGAGCCTCCTGCTTTCCAACGCGTCGAGAAGTGCATCTTCGTCGATATTAGACGCCCTCGAAATGTTGATCAGCATGCCATCCGCGCCGAGTGCCTCGATTACCGGCTTCGATACAATGTGGCGCGTTACAGCCGATGCGGCGAGCGTCACAAACAGAAAGTCGGAATGTCTTGCTAGTTCAGCTGGATCCGCGATGAAGGTCATGTCCTTAGCAAAGTCACGGGGCGAGACATCGCTATAGGCGATGTCCATATCGAAACCCTTCAGGCGCTTAGCGACTTCGAAGCCGATACGGCCTAAACCGAGAACACCGGCCTTGCGGCCCCAAACACGACGTTTTAATGGATAAAGGCCTTTTTCTGCCCAGCTTCCGTCTCTGACCCATGCTTCGGCGCTGATCATTCCGCGCGACTGGACAAGCATCATGCCGATGCCTAGATCGGCAACGTCGTTGGTCAGGACATCCGGGGTATTAGTCACGCGGATACCGCGGGCCCGGGCCGCATCGAGATTGACAGCATCGTAACCGACGCCGTAAATCGATATAACTTCTAGCTTCGGCAGCTGGCTAATCAGTTCCGCGGAGGCACCCAATTCGCCACGCGTGGCAATGCCGCGGATATCGGCACCATATAGCGCCAAAAAAGCCTCGCGGTCGTCCGCTTGGTAAAGCTTGTGTACCTCAAACTGAGCCTCCAACTCCACCATATCCCATTCGGGATAGGGTCCGAGCATTAGGATGTTCGGCTTTCTCATAGTTTCCTCCACTCGTTTTTAACACGGTCTAAGGACCGTTTAATGATACTAAATATTCGAGCGCCGACTCGAGGATCGCTTCCAGCGATTGATCAATGTTTATCGTAACTACCCATTCCTCCGCATAAGGAGACTCGAGCGTCGCGAGTTGGCTGTCGAGAAGCACTAATGGCATGTAGTCGTGACTACGCGCTGCCATCCGTGCGGCCAGAACGCCGCGATCACCTTCCAGATAGACGAAGACAACAGGCCTACCAGCCAGCGCTCTAAGCCGATCTCGATATGTCCGCTTCAACGCTGAGCAGGAGATTACGATATTCGTGTCGCCACCAAGTGCTTGGCCAAGTGCATCAAGCCATGGCCATCGATCTTTGTCGGTCAAAGGGGTGCCTACCCGCATCTTTTCGACATTGATCGCGGGATGAAGGCTATCACCTTCGATAAAATCGGCGCCGATACGGCGGGCAAGGCCGTACCCCACAGTGGATTTGCCGCAGCCAGAGACGCCCATGACCACGACGGGCCCCATGCCTGCCGCGGGGTTAGAGGCTGATTGTGATACCGCCATCGACATAGAGTGTGTGTCCATTTACAAAGGATGAGGCCCGGGAAGACAGGAAGACAGCCGCACCGATCAGTTCCTCGACATCGCCCCAGCGACCTGCAGGGGTGCGCTTTTCCAACCAGTCCGTGAAATCTGGATTGTCAACCAGAGCCTGATTGAGCGGTGTCTTAAAATACCCGGGTGCAAGTGCGTTAATCTGCAACCCGTATTTCGCCCAATCGGTGGCCATGCCGCGAGTCAGATTTTTCACCGCGCCCTTGGTCGTAGTATAAGGCGCTATCCCAGGACGGGCGAGTTCGCTCTGTACAGAGGCGATGTTGACAATCTTGCCGCGGCGGCGATTGATCATATGCCTGGCTACCGCCTGACCGACGTAAAAGGCGCTGGAAACATTAGTCTTCAACAGTTGCTCCCAGCGATCCACCGGGAACTCCTTGAGTGGACTGCGAAACTGCATGCCTGCATTGTTTATGAGGATATCGATCGGACCAACATCGCTTTCGATCGCATTGACGCCGCGCGTTACCGCGTCGGCGTCCGTCACATCGAAATCACTGGCCGAAACCCGAGCGCCGGCGTCAGTCAGTTTACGGACAGCCAGGTCTAACTTGCGACGATCACGGCCGTTGAGCACGACTTCAGCGCCGTGTTCGGCGAGTCCTCGCGCAAGCGATAGCCCGATCCCCTGCGACGAACCCGTGACGAGACCTCGCAGACCGGTAAGATCGAAAAGCGGAAACGTCATCATTTTCACTCCTACGCTGTTAACTCGTGGATAGCGGCGGAGGTGACACGATGGTAAACCTTACCCTCGAACATGGTGAGGAGATGCTGCGTCTGTTCGCGCGACTGAAAACGTGCATCGCATGCCATAGCGCGCTCAAGCGCAGTTTGATCCGGATAGGTGATGGCAAGAAGCAGAGGCGTGGAAGGCGCGCCCTCGTCGCGTTCGAGCTCACGGCAGGGCACCGTTACCTTAAATTTGACGTAAGCATGAGCTGTGAACATACGGCATGATCGAACCTCGCGCTTCTCTTTATCACCGCCATCGTTTCCCTGCTGAGATCATCGCCGAAGCGGTATGGCTGTATTATCGCTTTCCACTCAGCTTTCGCATGGTCGAAGACATGCTGGCTTACCGTGGGATCATTGTTACCTACAAGACGGTGCACGAATGGGCGGAGAAGTTTGGACGTGAATACGCCAATACGATCCGTCGTCGCACACCACGCCTTGGTGATAAATGGCACTTGGATGAAATGGTCATCACAATCAAGGGTGAGAAGCATTTTCTGTGGCGCGCAGTTGATCAGGATGGATTTGTACTCGATGTTCTGGTCCAGAAGCGCCGTAATACCAAGGCTGCCAAGCGTTTTATGCGCAAACTTCTACGCGGCCAGGGCTGTTCGGCTCGTGTAATGGTCAGCGATAAGCTGAGATCTTATGGTGCTGCCAAACGACACCTGGGGATGAGCGTTTGCGAGCATCGTCAGCACAAAGGCTTGAACAACCGCGCTGAGAATTCGCACCAGCCAATCCGACGACGAGAGCGGGTCATGAAGCGCTTTAAATCAGCGCGACATGTGCAACGCTTCGCATCCATTCACGACCCAATTTACAATCTGCACCATTTTCCCCGCAACCTTCTCACCTCAGCAAACCATCGCGAGCTGCGTCAGACCGCTACAAATATGTGGCGTGAAATCGCTTGCATGAAAACTGCATAATTTCAGCACCATAGACAAAATTACGAACTTGCTCAGGTTAAAGTGATGTGATGGATGGCGCCCTGCTTGTGCATCAGATGTGCCATTATCGGTTCATTGGACAAACCATAGAAAGGAGCCATCCATCATGACACAGATTACGACAATCGGACTTGATCTTGCAAAGAATGTCTTCCAGGTTCATGGGGTTGATGCAGACGGACAGGTTTTGTTGCGCAAACGCCTTCGCCGCTCGCAGATGCTGACGTTTTTCAAGACACTGTCTCCCTGCCTGATTGGCATAGAAGCCTGCGCGACTGCACACTATTGGGCCCAAACGCTGCAATCTCTGGGACATGACGTTCGGCTTATCTCACCCGCTTACGTAAAACCTTACGTGAAGCGTCAAAAGAATGATGCTGCGGATGCAGCTGCAATCTGTGAAGCTGTTTCTCGTCCTACTATGCGCTTTGCGCCGGTAAAGAGCGTTGAGCAGCAATCAACCCTGATGCTCCATTCAGCACGGGAACTCCTGATCACACAGCGTACAGCCCTGATCAACGCAATTCGCGCACATTTTTCTGAGTTGGGGATCGTTGTCGCTGAAGGTGCACGCAATGTCCGCAGCCTGCTTGCGCTTTTGCAACACCGGGAGGAGAAGATGAACAGCTCTGCGCAGGTTCCAGAAATTGCTGTCACTGCCTTGCAACCGCTGGCAGAGATGCTGATTGAGACTGACAGGCAGATTGCCAAACTCGACCGCGCAATTGTGGAAATGCACCGTGACAGTGAAACCAGTAACCGGCTAGCGACTATCCCCGGTATTGGTGTGCTGACTGCAACCTATATGACAGCCAGTCTTGCAGCTTTTGCCAAACAGTTCTCCTGCGGACGCGAATTCGCCGCCTATCTCGGACTTGTGCCCAGACAATATTCCAGTGGCGGAAAGCCACGTCTGGGACGCATCTCCAAAATGGGCAACCGCCACTTGCGAAAACTTCTGGTTGTTGGGGCAACTGCAGCGCTCTACAGTATCCGGAAGGGAACCAGCCAGTCCGCTCTTGCCCTATGGGCGAGGCAATTACTGGCAAAGAAGCCATTCAGGCTCGTTGCGGTTGCTTTGGCAAATAAAATGGCCCGCATCGCCTGGGCCGTTATCATCCATAAGCGGGACTATGAAGTCGACATCAAAACGAACTCATCAACCAATATAATAACCGCATAACCTCAAGCAGATGATGAATCTCCGGTAACGGAGCTAACTTTGGCGGCGTGACTATGACGTGATGACAAAACATAGCGGAATGGACCGCATAATCAGAAGAACCCGTGGCACCGTATTGCGCATCAGAGCGCGCTAAAGTGATAGGGATCTGATCAGGCGGATAACATCAGGGCCAGCGGCATGAAAACGCTGCATCAAAAGGCCGGAGACATGACTGCACCCGACCCGCTCTGCTCAATCATCAAGGAATAGACACTTGCCAGACGGGCGCCATCCAGACATAACGGTGCCGCCTCAGGCAATGAACAGGCCATCCGCAGCGGGCTGGATGTGTTGAGGCCGCGCTCGGTTCTGGTGCAGCTTGGACTGAGTGGGGATATTTCACTTCCGCAGAATACCATCGTTGCAAAAGAGATCGAATTGAAAGGCACATTCCGTTTCCATGATGAGTTTGGTCTGGCCGTTGATCTGATCAATACAAAGCGAGTCAATCTCAAGCCGCTTCTGTCGGCTGTTTATCCGATTGAGGATGCAATTAAAGCATTCGAAATAGCCGGAGATCGTAGCCAGTCTATGAAAGTTCAGCTAAGTTTCTGATGCAGGATGGAGTAAGAGGCTTGCGCAAAGTTGCGCTAGCGATCTTCGGGACAAGAACTGAAAATGGAGAATTCCGATGTCGCAAGCTGAAATAGGCCTCATCGGCCTTGGCGTTATGGGGTCTAATCTGGCGCTGAATATTACCGAGAAGGGCAACCGCATCGCTGTGTGTTGATTGCCGCTGAGAAGGGGGGTGCGGACGAAAACTTGGACTATCATGGAGGTAGTTCATGTATTCCTACGAAGATCGGATGCGAGCCGTAGCGCTCTACATCAAGCTGGGCAAGCGTGCGAAGGACGTTGGTGCACGGATCCATTGCGTGTTTAGCGAACTTACAGAAACCAGCTTTATGAGTTGCGCATTTGATCTATGGGATCGCGCTCATGCCATTCAAACACAACGCTGCTCGCCGTCACCGAATACCGTTGCAGAGGTTCAGAGTTAAAAACTGGCGTGAATATGATAGTGGTTTACGACAGTGTGGCAGTATTACGTTTTGGATCAGCGATACGGCAATTGCAGGCTGGTTGGCACCGCGCCGGACAACACCAGGTGGCCAATCTGTCTATTCTGATCTGGCAATCGAAACGTCTTTGATGTGCGGGATCGTCTTCCATCAACCTTTGCGCCAAACCGAAGGCTTGATGTCATCGCTGTTTGATTTGATGGGCATTGATCTACCGGTTCCTGATCATACGACATTAAGCAGGCGCTGTACCAGCTTGTCACTTTCGAAGGCTTTGGTTCGTCACAAGACAGCCACAAGTGATGTAGGAATTCATGTTCTCGTTGATAGCACGGGCCTGAAGCTTTATGGCGCAGGCCAGTGGCTTGAAGACAAGCATGGCAGAAAATCCCCCAGAGAATGGCGCAAACTGCACCTTGCAGTGGATGCTGACACGGGTGAGATTATTGCTGAAATCCTCAGTGATCAAAATAGCAGCGACATCAGCCAGCTCGCAGATCTGCTTGGTCAGATTGACCAGCCGATCGCCAGCTTCACAGCTGATGGGGCTTATGACAGTGATGAGACCTATAGATCACTTCGCCAACATAGTCCCGGTATAAGCGTTATCGTTCCACCACGAGCACGGCAGTTACCAACAGAGTTTTATGGCCCACCGGATCAGCGTGATTGGCATAGCCAGACAATTGCTGAGCATGGCCGGATGAAGTGGCAGGTCATGACCAATTATGGCAGGCGTTCCAACGTGGAAACGACGATGGGCCGCTATAAATCAATCAACGACAATTCTCTTCGTTCACGCAAGTTTGCCAATCAGCAAATCGAAATTAAACTCGGATGTCGCATTCTCAATCGAATGCTGGCATCCGCACGCCCGGATTCCCTCCGCGTCAAAGCAAAGAGCCAATAAAGGCAACATCAAAGACCGGAAACTATCTATAATCGGCTCCGTGCAAAAACGCCCGATAATACAGCCATACCGCCTCCGCGATAATCTCAGCAGGGAAACGATGGCGGTGATAAAGTGAGGAACGAGATTCGATCATGGCCTATTTTCGCAGCTTATGCTTGCGCCAGAGTTAAGGTAACTGTGCCTCTTCCAGTGCGCTTAAGGACGAAGTTCTGCTATTTCGCGCTCGCTCAAGTAGCGGATTTTTTCGCCACGCAAAATGAAAGCTAACCGTGCGGTTTCTTCCAACTCTTCCGCATTATTAACCGCATCCTCGATATCTTTACCCAGTACGACCACACCATGTGAGGCCAGCAGAAAAGCATTAACCTTGTGAACCTGTGCTGTTGCTGCAAGGTCTCTGCCAATCTCGGCAGCGCCGGGCCGATAATAAGGAATTACCGGCATATAGCCAACGCGCATCACATAATACGGGGTAAAAGGACGTAACGCATTATCCTGGGGCAGATCCTCTAAACAAGAAAGCGCCGTTAGATAAGTAGAATGTAGATGAACAATTGCACCCGC
This DNA window, taken from Brucella pseudogrignonensis, encodes the following:
- a CDS encoding IS6 family transposase, producing the protein MIEPRASLYHRHRFPAEIIAEAVWLYYRFPLSFRMVEDMLAYRGIIVTYKTVHEWAEKFGREYANTIRRRTPRLGDKWHLDEMVITIKGEKHFLWRAVDQDGFVLDVLVQKRRNTKAAKRFMRKLLRGQGCSARVMVRDKLRSYGAVKRELEMSVCEHRQHKGLNNRAENSHQPIRRRERVMKRFKSARHVQRFASIHDPIYNLHHFPRNLLTSANHRELRQTATNMWREIACMKTA
- a CDS encoding IS6 family transposase, whose amino-acid sequence is MIEPRASLYHRHRFPAEIIAEAVWLYYRFPLSFRMVEDMLAYRGIIVTYKTVHEWAEKFGREYANTIRRRTPRLGDKWHLDEMVITIKGEKHFLWRAVDQDGFVLDVLVQKRRNTKAAKRFMRKLLRGQGCSARVMVSDKLRSYGAAKRHLGMSVCEHRQHKGLNNRAENSHQPIRRRERVMKRFKSARHVQRFASIHDPIYNLHHFPRNLLTSANHRELRQTATNMWREIACMKTA
- a CDS encoding 2-hydroxyacid dehydrogenase, which translates into the protein MRKPNILMLGPYPEWDMVELEAQFEVHKLYQADDREAFLALYGADIRGIATRGELGASAELISQLPKLEVISIYGVGYDAVNLDAARARGIRVTNTPDVLTNDVADLGIGMMLVQSRGMISAEAWVRDGSWAEKGLYPLKRRVWGRKAGVLGLGRIGFEVAKRLKGFDMDIAYSDVSPRDFAKDMTFIADPAELARHSDFLFVTLAASAVTRHIVSKPVIEALGADGMLINISRASNIDEDALLDALESRRLGSAALDVFEGEPLLNPRFLTLDNVLVQPHHASGTVETRKAMGKLVRDNLAAHFAGSALLTPVV
- a CDS encoding gluconokinase, with product MAVSQSASNPAAGMGPVVVMGVSGCGKSTVGYGLARRIGADFIEGDSLHPAINVEKMRVGTPLTDKDRWPWLDALGQALGGDTNIVISCSALKRTYRDRLRALAGRPVVFVYLEGDRGVLAARMAARSHDYMPLVLLDSQLATLESPYAEEWVVTINIDQSLEAILESALEYLVSLNGP
- a CDS encoding SDR family oxidoreductase codes for the protein MTFPLFDLTGLRGLVTGSSQGIGLSLARGLAEHGAEVVLNGRDRRKLDLAVRKLTDAGARVSASDFDVTDADAVTRGVNAIESDVGPIDILINNAGMQFRSPLKEFPVDRWEQLLKTNVSSAFYVGQAVARHMINRRRGKIVNIASVQSELARPGIAPYTTTKGAVKNLTRGMATDWAKYGLQINALAPGYFKTPLNQALVDNPDFTDWLEKRTPAGRWGDVEELIGAAVFLSSRASSFVNGHTLYVDGGITISL
- a CDS encoding IS110 family transposase, which codes for MTQITTIGLDLAKNVFQVHGVDADGQVLLRKRLRRSQMLTFFKTLSPCLIGIEACATAHYWAQTLQSLGHDVRLISPAYVKPYVKRQKNDAADAAAICEAVSRPTMRFAPVKSVEQQSTLMLHSARELLITQRTALINAIRAHFSELGIVVAEGARNVRSLLALLQHREEKMNSSAQVPEIAVTALQPLAEMLIETDRQIAKLDRAIVEMHRDSETSNRLATIPGIGVLTATYMTASLAAFAKQFSCGREFAAYLGLVPRQYSSGGKPRLGRISKMGNRHLRKLLVVGATAALYSIRKGTSQSALALWARQLLAKKPFRLVAVALANKMARIAWAVIIHKRDYEVDIKTNSSTNIITA
- a CDS encoding aldolase, which encodes MDRETKAEKLCSLCRSLFDRGYSVGGAGNVSVRIESGGFLVTPTGGSLGRLEPSDLAEISVSGEVLAGPKPSKEFTFHKALFDCRSDAGAIVHLHSTYLTALSCLEDLPQDNALRPFTPYYVMRVGYMPVIPYYRPGAAEIGRDLAATAQVHKVNAFLLASHGVVVLGKDIEDAVNNAEELEETARLAFILRGEKIRYLSEREIAELRP
- a CDS encoding IS5 family transposase, with the protein product MPFKHNAARRHRIPLQRFRVKNWREYDSGLRQCGSITFWISDTAIAGWLAPRRTTPGGQSVYSDLAIETSLMCGIVFHQPLRQTEGLMSSLFDLMGIDLPVPDHTTLSRRCTSLSLSKALVRHKTATSDVGIHVLVDSTGLKLYGAGQWLEDKHGRKSPREWRKLHLAVDADTGEIIAEILSDQNSSDISQLADLLGQIDQPIASFTADGAYDSDETYRSLRQHSPGISVIVPPRARQLPTEFYGPPDQRDWHSQTIAEHGRMKWQVMTNYGRRSNVETTMGRYKSINDNSLRSRKFANQQIEIKLGCRILNRMLASARPDSLRVKAKSQ